AGTGTGTCTGCTACTATAAAAAATCACTATCATTTTATAGCTTATGGTGCTAGAAATGACGGAGCAGGAAATCTTACAAACACTAACTATTTAATAAAAGAATGTGCAAAAGGTGCTTATACAGACTCTTTTTTAAAAGGTGTTAGTAATGTAGCTAATGTAGGAAAAACATCAGACTCAGGTTCAGGGAGTACAAGTTCAATATCTCCAAGCACAGAAGTACTTGGAAATGGCACACCTCTAACAATAGAACCTTCTTACATAACTCTAAAGTTTTGGAAAAGACTAACTTAATCTTTTCCATGCCTTTACTGTAATATGTTCGGGATTAATAGATAATGGTGTTCCACTACCCATTTGAGCAGTGTAGGGACTTGCAGAATTTGTACTACCTGTCCAAGAACGAGAAGCTTGGAATTCTATCTTTTCACCACCAATTACAGCACCAGCACCTAAGTCTCCAACCCAACCAGTTCTTAATGCACGAAAAGCTCCTGATGTGTATTTATCAACTGATTGAATAGAAACAAATGCACCGGTAATATCCATTGTACCCCTAGTTAAGTTAAAAGATTCTACTTGTAGCTTTTCTGCAGGTAAATTGGTTTTAGAGATATTTACACTATTACTTCCTGCTTGTATTAATGGAGTTGCTCCTGTCTTGATAAACTTATTGTCAGGTAGCAGTTCCCATGTTGTACTTGGATATAATTCAGCAGGATTTGAGGTATTATACATGAACAGTATTCCTCCGATAGGAACAGGAACTAAGTTCAAATTTTTAAATTTAGAAACTTTTATAGTAAAAAAATAAGGAGAATAATCATGAAAAAAGTAATTAAAAAAAATTTACCTAAGAAAAAAATAAATGTAGAACATTTTACTTTAGTAAAACAAACCCATAATCAGACATCAACGATTTCACAGTATCCTTCAATTAAATATTCATAAATAGGAATAATATTAAGTTTTGGAAAGGCTTCCTTAAAGTCAATACCTGCAAGGTAATAAATATAATGGTCTTGATTATATGGTGGAGCTGTTCTTAAAAAATCTATCCAATTCATGTCGCATTTTATTATTTTAGCTTCTGGAGAAGGAATTATTTTCTTAATAGGAGAATTCCAGTTGTATTTAATTTTTATTAAATTTAAGGTTTCTAAATCAGCAACAGCAAAAATACAAGAAAATCTTGAAGGATAATCTTTATAATATGCTTGACGAATAAACTCTATATTTGCTTCTATTGCTAAAAGATTATTATGTATAAATTTAGGTAAAATTTTATTGTTATAAAGGTCATTTTGTAATCGTGAAAGTTCAAGGCACGAGTTTATTCTAATTTCTTTATTTAAAGAAGTATCTATGTTTCTTATATTTTTCATTTCATCATGAATGTGTATATAGTAAAAAGATTGCATTTCTTCGTCTTGATTTAATATTTTTATTTTAATCACCTCGTAAAAAAGTTATTTTAGAATAATTATAACTTTTTGGGGAAACACAATCAAATATATGATAAATATTTTTTAATTTTAATATAATCAATTTTTTTAGAAAGGAGATATAAAATGTTTTATTACTTAGATAAAAAAGAAATTTTAGAAAATCATTTACCGAAAATGTATTATAAATCCGAAAATGCTTTAAACGAAGAAGAAAAAGAGGAATTATTAAAACAATGCAAAGAAAATTTTGGAAATATAACTTTAATAGAATATGAAGCAGACTATCTTCCAAGCTATCTTTACATAGACGAGCAAGGAAAAGTTAAAGAATATATTCCTGTTTCTACTTTTGCAGAAGAAAGACTTTTAGATGAAACAGAAACTATTTCCAAAGAGGATATATTTGGAGAAGAGGATAATAATAACTATGTTTACATAGATAAAGAAGAGTGCTTAAAAAATTATTCTCCTTGTGTATGCAGAGTTTCAAGAGGAAGAAGAATTTTAAATTATAAAGAACTTTACGGTGGAAAAGTTCTTGAATATATAGGCGAAAATATGGCTGACCTCCCAAATGAAGTTATATATGATTCTGAAACAGACCTAGTAAGAGGAATGACAGAATATGAAAAAGTTAAGTATAACAAAAGAAAACTTGCTGAAAATGAAGTTGTTCTTGAGAAGAAAAAAGAAATTGTTACTATAAATGACGGACAATATGTAAATGAGAATGAAGAAATAATTACTGTTCCTAGATTAGAAGGACAAAATATTATTGTGCAAGAATGGGATAAGAAAAATCATGTATGGATTGATAAAACAACAAATTTAGATATAGTTCAATCGCAATATAGAGAATATGAAGGAATGGATACTCCTTCAACTCTACAAGAAATGAAATTACAAGATGAAGCTTTAGCTACTGAATATCTAAATATGATGATAGAACTTAGAGGGCTTATTTATACATTAAGTGCTCAAGAAACTCAACCAGTTGGATATGCTGCAATTCATATTCCTGAACCTTCTAATAAATTAAAAGAATTTAAAAATAAATTTAAACTAACAAAATAAAGGAGATGATGTTTTATGTTAAACAGAGCAGAATTAGAAATTATGAGAGAGATTTACGAAAGAGAAACAGGAATGCTAGATTTAAAAGAAAAATATGAGGCATACAAGAAACTTGATACACCTAGAAATTTTGAAAAAATGAAAAGAGAATGTGTGCTTGATGATTATTTGAAATTCATGGAAGATTGTGAAAACTTTTTTGAAAACGATGCTTTAATAGTTGAAGATGTTTCTGAATACAAAATTGAAGCAAGAATAGAACTTCCTAAGCCTTCGGCAGCACTTGAGAAGTTTAAAAATAAATTTAATAAGTTTTTTAATTAAAAAATATATCTTCCTGATAATATAGGGTTAATTTATATTATCAGGAGGATTTTATGAAAAGAAACTTAGATTTATACAACGAATATTTAGAAAGCTGTTATG
The sequence above is drawn from the Fusobacterium perfoetens genome and encodes:
- a CDS encoding DUF2441 domain-containing protein, producing the protein MIKIKILNQDEEMQSFYYIHIHDEMKNIRNIDTSLNKEIRINSCLELSRLQNDLYNNKILPKFIHNNLLAIEANIEFIRQAYYKDYPSRFSCIFAVADLETLNLIKIKYNWNSPIKKIIPSPEAKIIKCDMNWIDFLRTAPPYNQDHYIYYLAGIDFKEAFPKLNIIPIYEYLIEGYCEIVDV